The window CCGCCTCCGCGGTCGCGGCGAGGAGGTCGGTGAGCTCTCGCGTGACCTCGTCGAATGCGCCGACCTCCGTCGAGCCGACCACGAACACGCCGTGGTTGCCGAGCGGGACGTACGCCGCGCTCCGGAGGTCGGTCGCGACGTTCGCGAGGCGGTCCGCGTCGTGGACGTCCGCGAAGAAGCCGGCGTCGTTCTCGACGAAGCTGTGGCTCACGAGGTCGTTCCCGTCGGCGTGAACGGCTGGCAGCGGACCGTGGGCGTTCCGCATCGCCTGCGAGTGGACGACGGGCTGGAGATGGTTGTCGTCGGCGTCGAAGAGGTAGACGGCGCTCGCGTCGAGGCCAAGGACGTCCGCGGTGTCGTCGACGACGTGCTGGGCGATCTCCTGGTGCGTCTCGGCGTAGAGGAAGTCCCGTGCGGTCTCTTGGAGAGCGGCCAGGGACCGTTCGCGCTGCTTCCGTTTCGTGATGTCCCGACAGCTGTACAGCAGCGTCCCGTCCTGAATAGCGACCTCGCGGACGTTCACCAACAGCGTGTGTTCGCGGCCGGCCTTGTCCGTCGCCGTCGTCTCGATGTTCTTCAAGACTCCCTCATCAGCGAGCCGCTCGCGGTCGAAGAGGTCCTCGCCGAGCAGGTCCTCGATCGTTCCGAGCTCCCGGATCTCGTCGGCGGTGTACCCGAAGATGAAGTGCGCGTTCGGGCAGACGTACGTGTACTCACCGCCCTCGTCGGTCATGAGGACGGTATCGGTCATGTTGTTGAGCGTGACGCGGTGGAGCTCCTCGGAGCGCCGGAGCTCCCGTTCGAGGTCGACGCGGTCGGTGATTTCGACGCTGTCGACGATGATCGAGACGAGCTCGCCGCGCCCGTCGGTGACCGGCTGGACGGAGAGCTCCAGAACGCTGGAGCCCGTCGCGGCGTCCTGGATGACGACGGCGTGCCCGAACTCGCCGTCTCCGGCCGCGTCCACGAGCCGGCGGACGTCGTCCCTCGTCTGGCCGTCGTCGGGCCACCAGGGAAGCGTCCAGAACGGGTCGCCGACGACGGCGTCGGCGTCCGTGTCCACCATGTCGCGGGCGGCCTGGTTGACGCGTGTCAGCGTCCCGTCGGGGTCGAGCACCCACGTCGCGGACCTGGTATCGTGGAAGATGGCGTCGAACTGTCGCGCACGCTCTCGCTGCGTGGCCGAGCGCTGGGCCCGCCGGAGCGCCCGCTCGGTTCGCCGCAGCGCGTCGGTGACGGTGTCGTCCGACGGATCCGTGACGGCGATGTAATCGGTGACGCCGGCCTCGATCGCCTCGCTGGCGAGGCGTTCGCTGCCGTCGGCCGTCCCCAGAATCACCGGGAGCGACGCGGACGTATCGCGGATGCGGCGCACGAGGTCGACCCCCGTCGTTCCGGCGAGGCCGTCGTCCGTGACCACGCAGTCGACGGTCGTCTCGCGGAGCTTCTCTTGTGCCGCCGACCCCGTCGACACCTCGTGGACCGTCGCGTCGAACTCCTCTCGGAGCGCGGCGGCGTACGACGTTATCCACGGCGTGTCGCCGACGACGACGACGGCGGACGTGTCGAGGACGCTACGTGTCTCGGCGTTCATGTGGTGAGTCGAAGGCGCCAATCACGGAGTTCGGTACCACGCGCGATGGGCTGTCGATGCCATCAGGTACTCGATAGACAACTAAAACCCCTGTTATTTAGTATTCAACCCCACTCGCTCGAACTTCGGAGACGGCGTGGACACCCGGGCGCAGCAGACGTTCACCCGAGCGCAGCGGACGTTCACCCGAGCGCAGCGGACGTTCACCCGAGCGCAGCGGACGTTCACCCGAGCTCAGCGGACGTTCACCCGAGCGCAGCGGACGTTCACCCGAGCTCAGCGGACGTTCACCCGCTCTCGTCGGTCGTGGTTCGGCGGTGGTGGCGTCGCAGCACGCCGACTTTGTTCGCGACCGTCGCCGACAGGTCTCGGAACGCTTCCGCGGTCTCACCGGCGTCCCGGCCGACGATCGGCTCGCCGGCGTCGGCGCCCGCGCGGATCGCCGGGTCCAGCGGAAGCGACCCGAGGTACGGGACGTCGACCGCGTCGGCCAGCGCACGGCCGCCGTCCTCGCCGAATATCTCGTGCGCGTCTCCGCAGTTCGGACAGACGAAGCCGCTCATGTTCTCGACGACGCCCAACACGTTGGTCTGGTACTCACCGAACATCTCGATACCCCTGCGGGTGTCGCCCACCGCGACGGACTGCGGCGTCGTGACGACGACGGTCCCCGTGACGGGTAAGTGCTGAAGCACCGTCAGCTGGACGTCGCCGGTTCCCGGCGGGAGGTCGACGACGAGGTAGTCTAACGACCCCCACGACACGTCGGCGAACAGGTCGGTGAGGGTGTTCTGGGCGACCGGGCCGCGCCAGACCACCGGATCGTCGTCTTCGATCATCAGCCCGACGCTCATCAGTTTCAACCCGTGGGCGGTCGGCGGCTCGATCCGCTCCTCGCCGTCGACGGTCGTCACGTCGGGGTCGGTGTCGGCGCCGAGCATCTGCGGGACGTTCGGGCCGTAGACGTCGGCGTCGAACAGTCCGACGTTCGCCCCGCGGTCGGCGAGGCCGGCGGCGAGGTTGACGGCGACGGTGCTTTTCCCGACGCCCCCTTTTCCGGAGGCGACGGCGATCACGTTTTTGACGCCCGGCAGAACCGACGACTCGGCGGAATCGAACAGCGGCACGTTCGCCGACAGCTCGACGTCGATCCCCGCCTCGTCGGCGACCTCGCGGACGCGCTCCGCGATGGCGGCCTCGTCCGGGGCGTGCGGCGCGCCGAGCGCGAGCTCGACGGCGGCGGTCCCGTCGTCGACGGAGATGTCCGTGACGAGTCCGGCGCTGACGATGTCGGTATCGAGCGCCGGGTCGTCGACGGCGCGGAGGCGATCACGGAGGTCGTCGTCTGCGATGTCTGTCGTTGTTGGTGGCATCTGTTGAGTGGTTACGAGGGTGTGGTTTCGGACGGCTGCGGCTCGGTCTGTACGACTTCTCGCGCGTCCCACGCGGTGAACGTCCGGGCGAGCCGAGCGATCGCGGCGAAGACGCCTTCGACCGTGTCGCTGCTCGCGACGGCGGCTTCGAACCGGTCGATCCAGCCCAGACGGGAGAGCGTCCGGGACTGCAGCTCGCGGACCGCGCGGAGGTCCGCTTCGGTTCCCTCGCCTTCGAGGAGAGCCGCCTCTCGCTCGCAGAGCGCGCGCATGAACTCGAAGCAGGCGGCGACGTGGTCGGGGATCTCGTCCCCGCGCTCGGGCGAGAACCCGGCGGCTGCGTACAGCTTCGCCATGTCGGCCGCCGGATCGCCGAGGAGTTCGCCGGCCTCGCCGGCGGTGTGGTACCGCGAGTCCGACTCGAACGCCTCGCTCGGGTCGGTCGCGTGAGCGGACGCGAACGGCGGAACGTAGTGGGTCCCGGGAACGACGAACAGGTTGTCGTACCCGACGCCCAACGCGTCGGCGTCGTAGCCGTCGCCGCGCAGGTCCGCCGTCTCGATGTCGATCGGGAACACGTCGGCGACGGCCGCGAACGCCCCCCGGTCGAGCGCGGCGGCGGTCGTCTCCGTCTCGCCGTCGAAGGTCGCGGCCAACAGCCCGTACAGCCGAGCGCGGGCCGTGGCCATCGCGGCCTCCTCGCGGCCGTCGTCCGTGTCCGTGTGTTCGGACACGCGAATCACCGCCGCTCCACGTCGACGAAGGCGTCGTACTGCGCGTTGCTCCCGCCGACCAGGTCCGAGAGCCCGGTGTCGCCGAGCACCTCGTCTAACGGCTGGACGTGGTTGATCGCGAAGCCGGCGTCCCGGCCCTTCGCGTACCCGGCCTCCTCGGTCATCGGCTCGTCGAACTGGTAGTCGCTGTGGCCGTCGGCCTCGACCGCCGGGCGCGTTTCGCCGTCGACCGTCTCGGCCGTCGCGCCGCCGCCGGTCCGGCCCCACCCCCACATCGCGCCGACGACGCCGGGGCGGATCCCGCTCGTGACCATGGCGACGGCGTCGACGGTCTCGCGTCCCGCGTCGAGGACGATGTCGTCGCCGTTCTCGATGCCGCGCTCGTCGGCGTCCCGCGGGTTGATCCACACGGGGTTCTCCGGGCGCGTCTCGCGGAGCCACGGGCTGTTCTGGGTGCGGTGCATCCCCTGCGTCCGGGGTTTCCAGTTGATCAGCCGGAGGGGGCGCTCCCGGTCGTCGTCGCCGCTCACCGCGGCCTGAACGGTTCCGTCGTAGTGCTCGACGTCGTCGACCCGCGGAAGCGGGTCGAACCGCTCGCCGGTGAAGGAGTGTTTCCCCTTCGGGACGACCTCGCTGTAGAAGTCGACGCGCGATTCGAGCTTGTACCGCATGTGCTCGCCGTCGTAGGCGTTCGAGTCGTCCTCGCGCTCGGCGTAGTCGTACCCGTGACCGTGCTCGGCGAACGCCTCCTCGTAGCCCTCGGTCGGCTCCTCGAAGCGGCCGCCCCGGTTCAACACCGTGACGACCTTCGGCCACTCCTCGTCGGTGACCGCCGCCTTCCAGCGGTCGAGGTCGAACTGATCGCCGAGCCCGTTCTCGTGGCTCTCGCGGAACACCCGGAGCTCGTCCTCGCTCGCGTCCGCGACCGGATCGCGACCGTGCGCGATGTTGGCCGCGAGCTTCAGGTAGAAGTCCTCGGCCTGCTCGAGCGGCCACAGGTCGCCGTCCGCGTCCGGGATGGCCTCCTCGCCGACGCCCGGCAGGTCCATCTCCGACCACAGCTCGATGAGCACGTCCTCGAACGGGCGCGCGTCGGGGACGACGGAGACGGCCGGCTGGCTGATCTTCTCGTCGGCCAGCCGCTTGTTCGGGTACGTCCCGAAGTTCTCCCACCGTTCGAGGTACGTCGGCTCGGGCAGGATGTAGTCCGCGTACTGGCTCGTGTCGCCGATGACCGTGTCCGAGGCGACGATCAGCGGAATCGTCTCCGTGTCCTTGAGGATCGCCGGGATCTCGTCGCCGCCGGCGACCGCCATGACGTGGTTGTTCGAGTACGGGCGGATGAACAGCGCCTCGACGCCGTACGGGTACTCGTCCGCGGCGCTCCCGTAGAGCTCCTGGGTCGCCTGCGGCGGTGCGACGGGGAACCACGGCCGCTTTGCCGGGTAGCCGTCGTCGCGGTCGAACAGCGAGGTGTCCTCGTAGTTGACGCCGCCGCGGAGCAGGGGGATCCCCCACGGCGAGTGGCCGTCGGGTACCGAACCGAGTTCGTACCGGCCGGACATCGTGTCGTAACCGGCGTACGGCGTGATCTGGCCGCCCTTCCAGTCGTAGTTCCCGATGAGGTGCTGGAGGGTGGCGATCGCCCGCGTGTTGTAGAAGCCGTTCGTGTGCTTCGCCGGACCGCGGTAGGCCATGATCGCCGCGCGCTTGCCGTGGCTGGTGAACTCGTCGGCGATCTCCGCGATCTGCTCGGCCGGCACGCCGGCCATCTCGGCGTACTCCTCGACGGTGTGCTCGAAGACACGCTCGCGGTACTGGTTCCAGACGCTCCGGACCGCCGTCCCGTCGATTGTCACGTCGACGTCGAGAACGGCCGTGTCGACCTCGCTCGCGGGGCGCGGCTCGCCAGTGGCGGCGTCGACGGCGACGAAGTCGTCGGCGGTCTCGGCGCCCTCCGGAACGAGCCCGAGGTCGGCGGCGCGCGCCTTCGGCCCCGCCGACTCGTCGACGAGGACGAGGTGCGTCGCGTCGCTCCACGTCGGCTCGTCGTCGTCGCTCGCGGCCGACCGCGAGGGATTCTGGAGGTACGTCAGGTCGTGGCGGTCGTTCTCGATGATCCACCGCGCCATCCCGAGCGCGAGCGCCCCGTCCGCGCCGGGTTCGACGGGGACCCACGTGTCGGCCTTTTCGGCCGTCTTCGAGAGCCGCGGGTCGACCACGTCCATCCGCATCCCGTCCTCGATGGCGTTCGTCAGCTTCGGCGCGAGCCACGTCGGGCCCTTGTTGGCGACCATGGGGTTGGTCCCCCACGCGATGAGGTACTCGCAGTTCTCGATGTCGGGGTACTGCCGCTTCTTCTTGGCGGCGTGCGAGCGGACGTTGCCCATCACGCTCGAGACGCCGCAGGTCCCGGCGTGGTGGACGCTGTTTATCGACCCCAACCCCTGATGCCAGAGCCGGTTGCGGATGAAGTTTCGCCGGAATCCGCCGACGTCGACGATCTGGTTGGACTTCGGTCCCAGGTCGGGGTGGTCGGTGTCGATGAGGTCGTCCGCGTACTTCTCGTCGAACGCCGACTTGGACAGCTCGCCGTTCTGGACGGCCTCCCAGTCGCTCATTACCGTCTCCTGCGGGGCGTACCCCCAGATGTCTTCGAGTCCGGGGTGGCCGAGGTCGTCGTCGCCCTCGACGATGTCACGAATGGCCCGGTCCCACGAGACGGTCTTCCACTCGCCCGACCCGCGCGGGCCGACCCGTTTCATCGGCTGGCGGACGCGGTAGCTGTCGAACGCCGTCTGAATGCCCGCCTGCCCTTTTAAACAGATCCGGCCGCCCGAGAGCGACCAGCGGTCGGTGTCGACGTCGCCGCTCCCCTCGACGTCGCCCATCGCCACGTCCTCCGGGTCGCTCTCGTAGGGCACCTGCGAGAACGGCTGCGTGTTGAGGAACGAGTACGGGTTCCCGGCGAGCTTCCGGACGAGCGAGCTGTACTCGCCGGTCCCGCTCCCGTCCGCGAGCTGGACCTTGATCGGGCAGAACGTGTTACACTGCCCGCAGGTGGTGTGTATCACGTCGCTCGCGCCGTACTCGCCGTACTCGTCTCCGACGTAGTGGTGTTCGTCGTCCGTCCACAGGTCGTCGACGTCCACGTCGACCGCGGCGTTGCTCGCCGCCGCGATGACTCCGATACTCCCGGCCGCCTTGACGAAGTCGCGGCGCGAGACCCTCGCGCCGTCATCGCCCGAATCGTCGGTACTCATTCGTGGTCACCTCCGGTAAGCGGCGTCAACGGCAGCGTCTCCGCGCCGACCGTGTACAGCAGCAGTCCGACGCCTATCATGCCGACGCTCGTCCCCCACTCGACTACTGTCGGGAAGTACGACCCGTGGGGAAGCCCCTCCATCACCGGCATGACCTGCGCCGGGACGACGATGTTGAACCGCACCGCGACGATCCCGACGACGACGCTCAATCCGGCGAGCACCATCACCGCCGGCGTGCGCCGCCACGACCGATTGCTCAGCAGGACCATCGGGAACACCCAGCTGAAGCCGATCATGAACCACCAGAACGACCACGACATCGGGCCGTACATGATGACGTTCCAGGTCTCGATCTCGTGGGGGTGGACGCTGGCGATCGCGATGAACGTCTCGATGGCGGTCAGAGCGGCGTCGATGACGATGAACCCGATCAGGAGCTGCGCGAGTCGATCCAGCAGGTCCGGGTCGACCGAGTCGCCGTCGAACAGCCGGGTCCGGAGCACGTAGATCACCATCACGAGTGCAGTTCCGCTGAGCAGCGCCGAGATGACGAAGATCACCGGGAACAGCCCGCTGTTCCAGTACGGACGGGCCTTCGAGACGGCGAACAGCACGCCGGTCCCGCCGTGGACCATGAAGATCGCCAGCGGGATCCCGACGATGCCGGCCCGCTTGAGCCAGCGCTGGTCGAACGCCTCGGACCCCTCGCTCGTGTCCAGCCGACCGAGCGCGAGCGCCGCGTAGAACCGCTTTTTGAGCCCCGACGTGCGCTCGGCGACCCGCGCGAGGTCGATCCGCATCGAGAAGTACAGCTCCGTGACCAGAATCCCGATGTAGGCCACGTAGGCGTGCACTTCCCACGAGAGCGCGGAGGTCAGCTGGCGCCAGACGAACGGGAAGTACATCCGGTCCATCCGTCCGAGGTCGATCCAGACGAACAGCAGCGCCACCGCCATGCTGATGACGGCCGCGAACAGCGCGTCGCGGTCGATCCGATGCATCCCCTCGACCTCGAAGACGTTGGCCATCGTGCTCACGAGGAACGCGCCGGCGGAGAGGCCGACGAAGTAGATGTAGAAGGCGACCCACGCGCCCCACGGGACGACGCTCGTGAGGTTGGTGGTCGCCATCCCCCCCGTGATCCGGAGGTACGTCGCGTACGCGCCGACGGCGACGAGGACGCCGACGACCGCGTACCAGGCGACGCGCAGCCGGTCGTCTTCGAAGCCCGGGTCGAACTCGAAGCGTGAACTCTGTGTCGCCATTGGCTTATTTGAGGTAGTAGACGTTGGGGTCGGTCCCCTCGTCCTCTTTTAGTTGGAACGCGCGCGACGAGTCGGCCATCTTCGCGACGTCGCTGTCGGGGTTCTCGAGGTCGCCCATGTTCCGGGCGTCGCCGACGCAGGTCTCGACGCACGCGGGCTCTTCGCCCCGCTCCAGCCGGTGCGTACAGAAGCTGCACTTGCGGATGTTGCCGATCGGCGACTTCCCCTCCTCGCGCGACCCCCGATCGACGCCGTACTCGGGGCTGGTCAGTTCGCCGGCCCCGTCGACCTCGTCGTCGTAGTTCTCGCCGAAGTCGAAGTACCGCGCGCCGTACGGACAGGCGATGTTGCAGTACCGGCAGCCGATACAGCGGTCGTAGTCGATGTTGACCACGCCGTCGTCCATCTTGTACGTCGCCGAGACCGGACACACCTGCACGCAGGGCGGGTTGTCGCACTGCATGCACGGCCGGGGCACGTTCGTCCGCGTGACGTTCGGGAACTCGCCGTGTTCCTCCTCCATCACGA is drawn from Halorubrum sp. CBA1229 and contains these coding sequences:
- a CDS encoding bacterio-opsin activator domain-containing protein — translated: MNAETRSVLDTSAVVVVGDTPWITSYAAALREEFDATVHEVSTGSAAQEKLRETTVDCVVTDDGLAGTTGVDLVRRIRDTSASLPVILGTADGSERLASEAIEAGVTDYIAVTDPSDDTVTDALRRTERALRRAQRSATQRERARQFDAIFHDTRSATWVLDPDGTLTRVNQAARDMVDTDADAVVGDPFWTLPWWPDDGQTRDDVRRLVDAAGDGEFGHAVVIQDAATGSSVLELSVQPVTDGRGELVSIIVDSVEITDRVDLERELRRSEELHRVTLNNMTDTVLMTDEGGEYTYVCPNAHFIFGYTADEIRELGTIEDLLGEDLFDRERLADEGVLKNIETTATDKAGREHTLLVNVREVAIQDGTLLYSCRDITKRKQRERSLAALQETARDFLYAETHQEIAQHVVDDTADVLGLDASAVYLFDADDNHLQPVVHSQAMRNAHGPLPAVHADGNDLVSHSFVENDAGFFADVHDADRLANVATDLRSAAYVPLGNHGVFVVGSTEVGAFDEVTRELTDLLAATAEAALDRVDRESQLREQDRELQRQNDQLTALNQINETIREIDQALVQSETREEIDHTVCDRLTADGRFQFAWIGTLDGPSETVTPQAWAGTDQGYLDTQSFPVAAENVEPAGRTAATGAMTLVSNVAADLRAASWRKDAISRDLLSALSVPLVYNDLSYGVLTVYATTPDAFGETIRSVFAELGETIAAAISASERKRALLTTSMTRVEYAVTDPSFVLTQLAAAADCTLTYEGGVQQTASGNYVFVTVDDAPLDAVVDAANGLRVVEGVQRIRGGDSGGVVRLRLSEPFLATELADHGAVLRGATATQTDTELVIDISQGVEVRHVTRFVSERFRDVALTSKQTREQASEHGLYASVLDQLTDRQLEVLETAYYSGFFESPREATGEAVSDSLDISPQAFYQHIRTAQRKLFTSLIDDHSPVVTQSADGT
- a CDS encoding Mrp/NBP35 family ATP-binding protein, with protein sequence MPPTTTDIADDDLRDRLRAVDDPALDTDIVSAGLVTDISVDDGTAAVELALGAPHAPDEAAIAERVREVADEAGIDVELSANVPLFDSAESSVLPGVKNVIAVASGKGGVGKSTVAVNLAAGLADRGANVGLFDADVYGPNVPQMLGADTDPDVTTVDGEERIEPPTAHGLKLMSVGLMIEDDDPVVWRGPVAQNTLTDLFADVSWGSLDYLVVDLPPGTGDVQLTVLQHLPVTGTVVVTTPQSVAVGDTRRGIEMFGEYQTNVLGVVENMSGFVCPNCGDAHEIFGEDGGRALADAVDVPYLGSLPLDPAIRAGADAGEPIVGRDAGETAEAFRDLSATVANKVGVLRRHHRRTTTDESG
- a CDS encoding molecular chaperone TorD family protein; translated protein: MSEHTDTDDGREEAAMATARARLYGLLAATFDGETETTAAALDRGAFAAVADVFPIDIETADLRGDGYDADALGVGYDNLFVVPGTHYVPPFASAHATDPSEAFESDSRYHTAGEAGELLGDPAADMAKLYAAAGFSPERGDEIPDHVAACFEFMRALCEREAALLEGEGTEADLRAVRELQSRTLSRLGWIDRFEAAVASSDTVEGVFAAIARLARTFTAWDAREVVQTEPQPSETTPS
- a CDS encoding molybdopterin-dependent oxidoreductase, whose protein sequence is MSTDDSGDDGARVSRRDFVKAAGSIGVIAAASNAAVDVDVDDLWTDDEHHYVGDEYGEYGASDVIHTTCGQCNTFCPIKVQLADGSGTGEYSSLVRKLAGNPYSFLNTQPFSQVPYESDPEDVAMGDVEGSGDVDTDRWSLSGGRICLKGQAGIQTAFDSYRVRQPMKRVGPRGSGEWKTVSWDRAIRDIVEGDDDLGHPGLEDIWGYAPQETVMSDWEAVQNGELSKSAFDEKYADDLIDTDHPDLGPKSNQIVDVGGFRRNFIRNRLWHQGLGSINSVHHAGTCGVSSVMGNVRSHAAKKKRQYPDIENCEYLIAWGTNPMVANKGPTWLAPKLTNAIEDGMRMDVVDPRLSKTAEKADTWVPVEPGADGALALGMARWIIENDRHDLTYLQNPSRSAASDDDEPTWSDATHLVLVDESAGPKARAADLGLVPEGAETADDFVAVDAATGEPRPASEVDTAVLDVDVTIDGTAVRSVWNQYRERVFEHTVEEYAEMAGVPAEQIAEIADEFTSHGKRAAIMAYRGPAKHTNGFYNTRAIATLQHLIGNYDWKGGQITPYAGYDTMSGRYELGSVPDGHSPWGIPLLRGGVNYEDTSLFDRDDGYPAKRPWFPVAPPQATQELYGSAADEYPYGVEALFIRPYSNNHVMAVAGGDEIPAILKDTETIPLIVASDTVIGDTSQYADYILPEPTYLERWENFGTYPNKRLADEKISQPAVSVVPDARPFEDVLIELWSEMDLPGVGEEAIPDADGDLWPLEQAEDFYLKLAANIAHGRDPVADASEDELRVFRESHENGLGDQFDLDRWKAAVTDEEWPKVVTVLNRGGRFEEPTEGYEEAFAEHGHGYDYAEREDDSNAYDGEHMRYKLESRVDFYSEVVPKGKHSFTGERFDPLPRVDDVEHYDGTVQAAVSGDDDRERPLRLINWKPRTQGMHRTQNSPWLRETRPENPVWINPRDADERGIENGDDIVLDAGRETVDAVAMVTSGIRPGVVGAMWGWGRTGGGATAETVDGETRPAVEADGHSDYQFDEPMTEEAGYAKGRDAGFAINHVQPLDEVLGDTGLSDLVGGSNAQYDAFVDVERR
- the nrfD gene encoding NrfD/PsrC family molybdoenzyme membrane anchor subunit, whose protein sequence is MATQSSRFEFDPGFEDDRLRVAWYAVVGVLVAVGAYATYLRITGGMATTNLTSVVPWGAWVAFYIYFVGLSAGAFLVSTMANVFEVEGMHRIDRDALFAAVISMAVALLFVWIDLGRMDRMYFPFVWRQLTSALSWEVHAYVAYIGILVTELYFSMRIDLARVAERTSGLKKRFYAALALGRLDTSEGSEAFDQRWLKRAGIVGIPLAIFMVHGGTGVLFAVSKARPYWNSGLFPVIFVISALLSGTALVMVIYVLRTRLFDGDSVDPDLLDRLAQLLIGFIVIDAALTAIETFIAIASVHPHEIETWNVIMYGPMSWSFWWFMIGFSWVFPMVLLSNRSWRRTPAVMVLAGLSVVVGIVAVRFNIVVPAQVMPVMEGLPHGSYFPTVVEWGTSVGMIGVGLLLYTVGAETLPLTPLTGGDHE
- a CDS encoding 4Fe-4S dicluster domain-containing protein; translated protein: MSAADDDALPGIPNVGKADLDAMVENERPDPREELADVEADTDLGVAMADDAQRVARGELSGDEYWEKYDEAAAAEFGEAYRETPNPAVDAGDQTVSTETAESLSCAVGSMDTVSTESAQVEGDEPEGGIGAGDQKWGMVIDLQKCVGCDSCTVACKSENRTPPGVSYNVVMEEEHGEFPNVTRTNVPRPCMQCDNPPCVQVCPVSATYKMDDGVVNIDYDRCIGCRYCNIACPYGARYFDFGENYDDEVDGAGELTSPEYGVDRGSREEGKSPIGNIRKCSFCTHRLERGEEPACVETCVGDARNMGDLENPDSDVAKMADSSRAFQLKEDEGTDPNVYYLK